The Salmonella enterica subsp. houtenae serovar Houten genome has a segment encoding these proteins:
- the gltP gene encoding glutamate/aspartate:proton symporter, with protein sequence MKNLKVSLAWQILLAMVLGILLGSYLHYHSDSREWLIANLLSPAGDIFIHLIKMIVVPIVISTLIVGIAGVGDAKQLGRIGAKTILYFELITTVAIILGITLANVFQPGSGIDMSQLATVDISKYQNTTAEVQSHAHGLMGTILSLVPTNIIASMAKGDMLPIIFFSVLFGLGLSSLPATHREPLVTVFRSISETMFKVTHMVMRYAPVGVFALIAVTVANFGFASLWPLAKLVLLVHFAIIFFALVVLGIVARLCGLSIWILIRILKDELILAYSTASSESVLPRIIEKMEAYGAPASITSFVVPTGYSFNLDGSTLYQSIAAIFIAQLYGIDLSLWQEIVLVLTLMVTSKGIAGVPGVSFVVLLATLGSVGIPLEGLAFIAGVDRILDMARTALNVVGNALAVLVIAKWEHKFDRKKALAYEREVLGKFDKTAR encoded by the coding sequence ATGAAAAATTTGAAAGTCAGCCTGGCCTGGCAAATTTTGCTGGCTATGGTGCTGGGCATTCTGCTGGGCAGCTATCTGCATTATCACAGTGACAGCCGTGAATGGCTGATTGCCAATCTGTTGTCGCCTGCCGGTGATATCTTTATCCATCTGATTAAAATGATCGTCGTGCCGATCGTGATCTCGACGCTGATTGTCGGCATCGCCGGCGTTGGCGATGCGAAGCAGCTAGGCCGCATCGGCGCAAAAACCATTCTCTATTTTGAACTGATCACCACGGTGGCGATTATCCTCGGCATTACGCTGGCGAATGTCTTTCAGCCAGGCTCAGGCATTGATATGTCGCAACTGGCGACCGTCGATATTTCGAAATACCAGAACACCACGGCGGAAGTACAAAGTCATGCGCATGGGCTGATGGGGACGATACTGTCGCTGGTGCCGACCAATATCATCGCATCGATGGCCAAAGGGGATATGCTGCCGATTATCTTTTTCTCGGTCCTGTTTGGGCTGGGGTTATCGTCCTTGCCGGCAACGCACCGCGAACCGCTGGTGACTGTATTTCGTTCCATTTCTGAGACTATGTTTAAAGTTACTCATATGGTGATGCGCTATGCGCCAGTGGGCGTTTTTGCGCTGATCGCCGTCACGGTGGCGAATTTTGGTTTCGCGTCGCTGTGGCCGCTGGCGAAACTGGTGCTGCTGGTACACTTTGCCATTATCTTCTTTGCGCTGGTAGTGCTGGGCATTGTGGCGCGCCTGTGCGGGTTAAGTATCTGGATTCTGATTCGCATTCTGAAAGATGAATTGATTCTGGCGTACTCGACCGCCAGCTCTGAGAGCGTGCTGCCGCGCATTATCGAGAAGATGGAAGCTTATGGCGCGCCAGCCTCTATCACCAGCTTCGTGGTGCCGACCGGTTACTCGTTTAACCTCGATGGCTCCACGTTATATCAGAGCATCGCCGCCATTTTTATCGCGCAGCTATATGGTATCGACCTGTCGCTGTGGCAGGAGATTGTACTGGTACTGACGCTGATGGTGACGTCGAAGGGGATTGCCGGCGTGCCGGGTGTTTCCTTCGTGGTGTTACTGGCGACGCTGGGCAGCGTGGGCATTCCGTTGGAGGGGCTGGCATTTATCGCCGGTGTCGACCGTATCCTCGACATGGCGCGTACTGCGCTAAATGTGGTGGGGAATGCGCTGGCGGTGCTGGTGATTGCCAAGTGGGAACACAAGTTTGACCGCAAAAAAGCGCTGGCCTACGAGCGCGAGGTGCTGGGGAAATTTGATAAGACCGCCCGGTAA
- the nrfG gene encoding formate-dependent nitrite reductase complex subunit NrfG: protein MSLPANVTTPLRPLPVKRLAAAAVLMAAACIGGYMLTPKWQAVRSEQQRRADPLRDFTNPQTPEAQLARLQEKIRANPQNSEQWARLGEYYLYRNAYDNALLAYRQALRLRGDNAQLFAALATVLYYQSGQHMTPATREMINKALALDATEVTAQMLLAADAFMQADYARAVSLWQTLLDANSPRVNRAQLVEAINLANLLQNRQK from the coding sequence ATGAGTTTGCCAGCGAATGTCACGACGCCATTACGCCCGCTACCCGTAAAGCGTCTGGCGGCTGCGGCGGTGTTGATGGCGGCCGCCTGTATCGGCGGCTATATGTTGACGCCGAAATGGCAGGCTGTGCGTAGCGAGCAACAGCGTCGGGCCGATCCGCTACGTGACTTTACGAACCCGCAAACGCCAGAGGCGCAGCTTGCCAGGCTGCAAGAAAAAATCCGCGCCAATCCGCAGAATAGCGAGCAATGGGCGCGGCTGGGCGAGTATTATCTCTATCGCAATGCGTATGACAATGCGCTGCTGGCATATCGTCAGGCGTTGCGTCTGCGAGGAGATAACGCGCAGCTTTTCGCCGCGCTGGCAACGGTGCTGTATTACCAGTCCGGGCAGCATATGACGCCTGCGACCCGTGAAATGATTAACAAAGCGTTAGCGCTGGATGCGACAGAAGTGACCGCGCAGATGCTGCTGGCGGCGGATGCGTTTATGCAGGCGGATTATGCGCGAGCCGTGTCGCTGTGGCAAACCTTACTGGATGCAAACTCGCCGCGAGTGAACCGCGCGCAACTGGTAGAGGCCATTAATTTGGCAAATTTGTTACAAAATCGGCAGAAATAA
- the ccmH_3 gene encoding nitrite reductase subunit F, with protein sequence MHNDVRLLPEGVNILSGLRAPWVSRIFGKTLWLLAFLSCLSFAVHAQVVDTWRFGNTQQQEKALRIASQLRCPQCQNQNLLESNAPVAVSMRHQIYTMVAEGKDDAEITAWMTQRYGDFVRYDPPLTAQTLLLWALPCLLLLLVGMILWRVGICQRTEKEET encoded by the coding sequence ATGCATAATGATGTGAGATTATTGCCAGAGGGCGTAAACATCTTATCCGGTTTGCGAGCGCCATGGGTAAGCCGGATATTCGGCAAAACCCTGTGGCTTCTGGCGTTTCTGAGCTGCCTGTCATTCGCCGTTCACGCCCAGGTAGTGGACACCTGGCGCTTCGGGAACACGCAACAGCAGGAAAAAGCCCTGCGCATTGCCAGCCAGCTACGCTGCCCGCAGTGTCAGAATCAAAACTTACTGGAATCCAATGCGCCGGTCGCGGTCAGTATGCGCCATCAGATCTATACCATGGTGGCGGAAGGTAAAGATGACGCGGAAATTACTGCCTGGATGACTCAGCGTTACGGCGATTTTGTTCGCTACGATCCGCCGCTGACCGCGCAAACGCTTCTGCTATGGGCGCTGCCGTGTCTATTGTTGTTGCTGGTGGGGATGATTCTCTGGCGAGTCGGCATTTGTCAGCGCACAGAGAAGGAGGAAACATGA